The Streptomyces sp. NBC_00224 genome has a window encoding:
- the ilvN gene encoding acetolactate synthase small subunit produces the protein MSTKHTLSVLVENTPGILARIAALFSRRGFNIDSLAVGVTEHPDISRITIVVNVEDLPLEQVTKQLNKLVNVLKIVELEPSAAIQRELVLVKVRADNETRSQIVEIVQLFRAKTVDVSPEAVTIEATGGADKLEAMLKMLEQFGIKELVQSGTIAIGRGSRSITDRSLRALDRTA, from the coding sequence ACCAAGCACACGCTCTCCGTCCTGGTGGAGAACACCCCCGGCATCCTCGCCCGGATCGCCGCGCTCTTCTCCCGTCGCGGCTTCAACATCGACTCGCTCGCCGTCGGTGTCACCGAACACCCCGACATCTCCCGCATCACCATTGTGGTCAATGTCGAGGACCTGCCCCTGGAGCAGGTGACGAAACAGCTCAACAAGCTGGTCAACGTCCTGAAGATCGTCGAACTTGAGCCCAGCGCTGCGATCCAGCGCGAGCTCGTTCTGGTGAAGGTGCGTGCCGACAACGAAACGCGCTCCCAGATCGTCGAGATCGTCCAGTTGTTCCGCGCCAAGACCGTCGACGTCTCGCCCGAAGCCGTGACCATCGAGGCCACCGGCGGCGCCGACAAGCTGGAGGCGATGCTCAAGATGCTGGAGCAGTTCGGCATCAAGGAGCTCGTCCAGTCCGGGACGATCGCCATAGGGCGTGGCTCGCGGTCCATCACCGACCGCAGCCTGCGGGCCCTGGACCGCACGGCCTGA
- the ilvC gene encoding ketol-acid reductoisomerase — translation MAELFYDDDADLSIIQGRKVAVIGYGSQGHAHALSLRDSGVDVRVGLHEGSKSKAKAEEQGLRVVTPAEAAAEADVIMILVPDPIQAQVYEESIKDNLKDGDALFFGHGLNVRFGFIKAPEGVDVCMVAPKGPGHLVRRQYEEGRGVPCIAAVEQDATGNGFALALSYAKAIGGTRAGVIKTTFTEETETDLFGEQAVLCGGTSALVKAGFETLVEAGYQPEIAYFECLHELKLIVDLMYEGGLEKMRWSVSETAEWGDYVTGPRIITADTKAEMKKVLTEIQDGTFAKNWMDEYHGGLKKYNEYKTQDENHLLETTGKELRKLMSWVDNEEA, via the coding sequence GTGGCCGAGCTGTTCTACGACGACGACGCCGACCTGTCCATCATCCAGGGCCGCAAGGTCGCGGTGATCGGTTACGGCAGCCAGGGCCACGCCCACGCGCTGTCGCTCCGTGACTCGGGTGTCGACGTCCGCGTCGGTCTGCACGAGGGCTCCAAGTCCAAGGCCAAGGCCGAGGAGCAGGGCCTGCGCGTGGTCACGCCCGCCGAGGCCGCCGCCGAGGCCGACGTCATCATGATCCTGGTCCCGGACCCGATCCAGGCCCAGGTCTACGAGGAGTCCATCAAGGACAACCTGAAGGACGGCGACGCGCTGTTCTTCGGCCACGGCCTCAACGTCCGCTTCGGCTTCATCAAGGCCCCCGAGGGCGTCGACGTCTGCATGGTCGCCCCCAAGGGCCCGGGCCACCTGGTCCGCCGCCAGTACGAGGAGGGCCGCGGCGTTCCGTGTATCGCGGCCGTCGAGCAGGACGCGACCGGCAACGGCTTCGCGCTCGCGCTCTCGTACGCCAAGGCCATCGGCGGCACCCGGGCCGGCGTCATCAAGACGACCTTCACCGAGGAGACCGAGACCGACCTCTTCGGCGAGCAGGCCGTGCTCTGCGGCGGCACGTCCGCGCTGGTCAAGGCGGGCTTCGAGACCCTCGTCGAGGCGGGCTACCAGCCGGAGATCGCCTACTTCGAGTGCCTCCACGAGCTGAAGCTCATCGTCGACCTGATGTACGAGGGCGGCCTGGAGAAGATGCGCTGGTCGGTCTCCGAGACCGCCGAGTGGGGCGACTACGTCACCGGCCCCCGCATCATCACCGCCGACACCAAGGCCGAGATGAAGAAGGTCCTCACGGAGATCCAGGACGGCACCTTCGCCAAGAACTGGATGGACGAGTACCACGGCGGTCTGAAGAAGTACAACGAGTACAAGACCCAGGACGAGAACCACCTCCTGGAGACCACCGGCAAGGAGCTGCGCAAGCTCATGAGCTGGGTGGACAACGAGGAGGCGTAA
- the serA gene encoding phosphoglycerate dehydrogenase translates to MSSKPVVLIAEELSPATVDALGPDFEIRHCNGADRAELLPAIADVDAILIRSATKVDAEAVAAAKKLRVVARAGVGLDNVDVSAATKAGVMVVNAPTSNIVTAAELACGLLVATARNIPQANTALKNGEWKRNKYTGVELSEKTLGVVGLGRIGVLVAQRMSAFGMKIVAYDPYVQPARAAQMGVKLLTLDELLQVADFITVHLPKTPETLGLIGDEALHKVQPHVRIVNAARGGIVDEAALYSALKEGRVAGAGLDVYAKEPCTDSPLFELDQVVCTPHLGASTDEAQEKAGIAVARSVRLALAGELVPDAVNVQGGVIAEDVKPGLPLAERLGRIFTALAGEVAVRLDVEVYGEITQHDVKVLELSALKGVFEDVVDETVSYVNAPLFAQERGVEVRLTTSSESPDHRNVVTVRGTLSGGEEVAVSGTLAGPKHLQKIVAIGEFDVDLALADHMVVLRYEDRPGVVGTVGRILGEAGLNIAGMQVARAEEGGEALAVLTVDDTVPQPVLTELAEAIGAASARSVNLVD, encoded by the coding sequence GTGAGCTCGAAACCTGTCGTACTCATCGCTGAAGAGCTGTCGCCCGCCACCGTCGACGCACTCGGTCCGGACTTCGAGATCCGGCACTGCAACGGGGCGGACCGCGCCGAACTGCTGCCCGCCATCGCCGACGTGGACGCGATCCTGATCCGCTCCGCGACGAAGGTCGACGCCGAGGCCGTCGCGGCCGCGAAGAAGCTGAGGGTGGTCGCCCGCGCGGGCGTCGGCCTCGACAACGTGGACGTCTCCGCCGCCACCAAGGCCGGCGTGATGGTCGTCAACGCCCCGACCTCCAACATCGTCACCGCCGCCGAGCTCGCCTGCGGTCTGCTCGTGGCCACCGCGCGCAACATCCCGCAGGCCAACACCGCGCTGAAGAACGGCGAGTGGAAGCGGAACAAGTACACCGGCGTCGAGCTGAGCGAGAAGACCCTCGGCGTCGTCGGCCTCGGCCGCATCGGCGTTCTGGTCGCCCAGCGCATGTCGGCCTTCGGCATGAAGATCGTCGCGTACGACCCCTATGTGCAGCCCGCGCGCGCCGCGCAGATGGGCGTCAAGCTCCTCACCCTCGACGAGCTGCTCCAGGTCGCGGACTTCATCACCGTGCACCTGCCCAAGACCCCGGAGACCCTCGGCCTCATCGGCGACGAGGCGCTCCACAAGGTCCAGCCGCACGTCCGGATCGTGAACGCGGCGCGCGGCGGCATCGTCGACGAGGCCGCGCTGTACTCGGCGCTCAAGGAGGGCCGCGTCGCGGGCGCGGGCCTCGACGTGTACGCGAAGGAGCCCTGCACGGACTCCCCGCTCTTCGAGCTCGACCAGGTCGTCTGCACCCCGCACCTGGGCGCCTCCACCGACGAGGCCCAGGAGAAGGCGGGCATCGCGGTCGCCCGCTCGGTGCGCCTGGCCCTCGCCGGCGAGCTGGTGCCGGACGCGGTCAACGTCCAGGGCGGCGTCATCGCCGAGGACGTCAAGCCGGGTCTGCCGCTCGCGGAGCGCCTGGGCCGGATCTTCACCGCGCTCGCGGGCGAGGTGGCGGTCCGCCTCGACGTCGAGGTGTACGGCGAGATCACCCAGCACGATGTGAAGGTGCTCGAACTCAGCGCGCTCAAGGGCGTGTTCGAGGACGTGGTGGACGAGACCGTCAGTTACGTGAACGCCCCCCTGTTCGCGCAGGAGCGCGGCGTCGAGGTCCGGCTCACCACCAGCAGCGAGTCCCCGGACCATCGCAACGTGGTCACCGTGCGCGGCACGCTCTCGGGCGGCGAGGAGGTGGCGGTCTCCGGCACGCTGGCGGGCCCCAAGCACCTCCAGAAGATCGTGGCGATCGGTGAGTTCGACGTGGACCTGGCGCTCGCCGACCACATGGTCGTCCTGCGCTACGAGGACCGCCCGGGCGTCGTCGGCACGGTCGGCCGGATCCTCGGCGAGGCCGGGCTGAACATCGCGGGCATGCAGGTCGCTCGCGCGGAGGAGGGCGGCGAGGCGCTCGCGGTCCTGACCGTGGACGACACCGTGCCGCAGCCGGTGCTCACCGAGCTCGCGGAGGCGATCGGCGCGGCCTCGGCCCGCTCGGTCAACCTGGTGGACTAG
- a CDS encoding TetR/AcrR family transcriptional regulator translates to MGHREDLLEGAKRCLLEKGFARTTARDIVKESGTNLASIGYHYGSKDALLAQAYIALVEGVSVAFEGPAQATATEPGSLERFQEVWSNIIATMEQPGSMWHLSMEIIVMGDQLPGVRDHLAQAQREGARGIIPMFMGGEEAEVGDDDVDTLGKLYMTMMMGLIAQWTFDPGTASSAAELTEGLRRLIASAGPQKPPQA, encoded by the coding sequence ATGGGACACCGTGAGGATCTGCTCGAAGGCGCCAAGCGCTGCCTGCTGGAGAAGGGCTTCGCGCGCACGACCGCGCGGGACATCGTCAAGGAGTCGGGGACGAATCTGGCGTCCATCGGCTACCACTACGGATCCAAGGACGCGCTGCTCGCGCAGGCCTACATCGCCCTGGTGGAGGGGGTCTCGGTCGCCTTCGAGGGCCCCGCGCAGGCGACGGCCACCGAGCCCGGCTCCCTGGAGCGCTTCCAGGAGGTCTGGTCGAACATCATCGCCACCATGGAGCAGCCCGGCTCGATGTGGCACCTCAGCATGGAGATCATCGTCATGGGCGACCAGCTGCCAGGGGTGCGCGACCATCTGGCGCAGGCTCAGCGCGAGGGCGCGCGCGGCATCATCCCCATGTTCATGGGGGGCGAGGAGGCCGAGGTCGGCGACGACGACGTCGACACGCTCGGCAAGCTCTATATGACGATGATGATGGGGCTCATCGCCCAGTGGACCTTCGACCCGGGGACGGCGTCGAGCGCGGCCGAGCTGACCGAGGGGCTGCGGCGGCTCATCGCGTCGGCCGGACCCCAGAAGCCGCCACAGGCCTGA
- a CDS encoding PucR family transcriptional regulator: MKGDYQDLVDEISALLGAPATLEDRDFGLIAFGAHDSEDDSAMDPVRTRSILTRRSTPAVRAWFEGFGITRATGPVRIPAAPEAGVNRGRICLPVRHRGVVLGYVWLLDADPGPPEDRLTAAMEVAARIGGLLADEAQAGTDLSREFRAALTAGRGWQRDMATAALRAALGPDADGLHAVVCVSPWPQETPSVRTVPGTAALCAVPWGAHGEEGTDGPSDAPPVQVLGALVRLRSPDALAPALTAAERLRATAGPGAAAGIALPRRGLGELPASWHEAASAARAARAEPGLGPVAQWAAIGPYRLLTALPDTAPHDVAVRALLTPAHTELARTAEVFLDCAGQAGRTAAALGIHRQTLYYRLSRVEQLTGLDLDEGEDRLLLHMALKASRL; the protein is encoded by the coding sequence GTGAAGGGCGACTACCAGGACCTGGTCGATGAGATCTCGGCGCTGCTCGGCGCCCCCGCGACCCTGGAGGACCGGGACTTCGGGCTGATCGCCTTCGGCGCGCACGACTCCGAGGACGACTCGGCCATGGACCCGGTGCGCACCCGCTCGATCCTCACCCGCCGCTCCACCCCGGCGGTCCGCGCCTGGTTCGAGGGGTTCGGCATCACCCGCGCGACCGGCCCGGTCCGTATCCCGGCCGCCCCCGAGGCGGGCGTCAACCGGGGCCGCATCTGCCTGCCGGTCCGCCACCGTGGCGTGGTGCTCGGTTACGTATGGCTCCTGGACGCCGACCCGGGCCCGCCCGAGGACCGCCTCACCGCCGCGATGGAGGTGGCCGCCCGCATCGGCGGCCTGCTGGCGGACGAGGCACAGGCGGGCACCGACCTCTCCCGCGAGTTCCGGGCGGCCCTGACCGCCGGGCGGGGCTGGCAGCGCGACATGGCGACGGCGGCCCTGCGCGCGGCGCTCGGCCCGGACGCGGACGGCCTGCACGCGGTGGTCTGCGTCAGCCCCTGGCCCCAGGAGACACCGTCCGTACGGACCGTCCCCGGGACGGCGGCGCTGTGCGCGGTGCCGTGGGGGGCGCACGGCGAGGAGGGGACCGACGGGCCATCGGACGCCCCGCCCGTCCAGGTGCTCGGCGCGCTCGTCCGGCTCCGCTCGCCGGACGCGCTCGCGCCCGCGCTGACCGCCGCCGAGCGGCTGCGCGCCACGGCGGGGCCGGGCGCCGCCGCCGGGATCGCGCTGCCCCGCCGGGGCCTCGGCGAGCTGCCCGCCTCCTGGCACGAGGCGGCCTCGGCGGCCCGGGCGGCCCGGGCCGAACCGGGGCTCGGCCCGGTCGCCCAGTGGGCGGCGATCGGCCCGTACCGGCTGCTGACCGCGCTCCCCGACACCGCGCCCCACGACGTGGCGGTCCGCGCCCTGCTCACCCCGGCCCACACCGAACTGGCCCGCACCGCCGAGGTGTTCCTCGACTGCGCGGGCCAGGCGGGCCGTACGGCGGCGGCGCTCGGCATCCACCGCCAGACCCTCTACTACCGGCTCTCCCGGGTCGAGCAGCTCACCGGCCTGGACCTCGACGAGGGCGAGGACCGGCTGCTGCTGCACATGGCGCTGAAGGCGTCACGCCTGTGA
- a CDS encoding proline dehydrogenase family protein, translating to MLGPVILAASRSDKMRRFISAAPGTKQVVDRFIAGETVEQVVPIVKDAAGRGLEVTLDVVGEDITTVEQSYAARDAYLQLIERLKDLDLGTRAEMSVKLSMFGQALEGGHELALANVRPVVEAAAAIGTTVTLDAEDHTTLDSMFAIHEELRKDFPQTGCVIQAYLFRTEDDARRLAAAGSRVRIVKGAYKEPASVAYQDKGEIDKAYVRILKILMDGEGYPMIGSHDPRLIAITQELARRAGRKLDEYEFQMLYGIRSDEHVRLAAEGHRMRVYTAYGTDWYGYFMRRLAEKPANLLFFARSILTKG from the coding sequence GTGCTGGGTCCCGTGATCCTCGCCGCGTCGCGCAGCGACAAGATGCGCCGTTTCATCTCGGCCGCACCCGGCACCAAGCAGGTCGTCGACCGGTTCATCGCCGGGGAGACGGTCGAGCAGGTCGTGCCGATCGTCAAGGACGCCGCGGGCAGGGGCCTGGAGGTCACCCTGGACGTGGTGGGCGAGGACATCACCACCGTGGAGCAGTCGTACGCCGCGCGCGACGCCTACCTCCAGCTCATCGAGCGCCTCAAGGACCTGGACCTCGGCACCCGCGCCGAGATGTCCGTCAAGCTCTCCATGTTCGGCCAGGCGCTGGAAGGCGGCCACGAGCTCGCTCTCGCCAACGTCCGCCCGGTCGTCGAGGCCGCCGCGGCCATCGGCACCACGGTCACCCTGGACGCCGAGGACCACACCACCCTCGACTCGATGTTCGCCATCCACGAGGAGCTGCGGAAGGACTTCCCGCAGACCGGCTGCGTCATCCAGGCGTACCTCTTCCGCACCGAGGACGACGCCCGCCGCCTGGCCGCCGCCGGCAGCCGGGTCCGGATCGTGAAGGGCGCCTACAAGGAGCCCGCCTCGGTCGCGTACCAGGACAAGGGCGAGATCGACAAGGCGTACGTCCGCATCCTCAAGATCCTGATGGACGGCGAGGGCTACCCGATGATCGGGTCGCACGACCCGCGCCTGATAGCCATCACCCAGGAGCTCGCGCGGCGCGCCGGGCGCAAACTGGACGAGTACGAGTTCCAGATGCTGTACGGCATCCGCAGCGACGAGCACGTCCGGCTCGCGGCCGAGGGCCACCGGATGCGCGTCTACACGGCGTACGGCACGGACTGGTACGGCTACTTCATGCGCCGCCTGGCGGAGAAGCCCGCCAACCTGCTCTTCTTCGCCCGCTCCATCCTCACCAAGGGCTGA
- the pruA gene encoding L-glutamate gamma-semialdehyde dehydrogenase, producing MDAVTQVPTPVNEPVHGYAPGSPERARLEAKLKELAENPIELPMTIGGEKRMGGGERFDVVQPHNHKAVIGTFANATTQDAQDAVDAALAAAPAWRAMSFDDRAAIILRAAELLAGPWRETLAASTMLGQSKTAQQAEIDTPCELVDFWRFNVHYARNLLAEQPPANSPGVWNRMDHRPLEGFVYAITPFNFTAIAGNLPTAPALMGNVVVWKPSPTQTHAAVLLMQLLEEAGLPKGVINLVTGDGLAVSEVALNHRDLAGIHFTGSTKTFQHLWKTVGTNIEKYRTYPRLVGETGGKDFVVAHPSADRAVLKTALTRGSFEFQGQKCSASSRAYVPASIWNDGFKEEFAAEVDGITMGDVTDLSNFIGAVIDERSFAKNKAAIDRAKADASCTIVAGGTYDDSVGYFVRPTVIECSDPENEVFTTEYFGPILAIHVYEDAEYDAMLEQMESVSDYALTGAVISGDRAAAAYTMDKLRYAAGNFYINDKSTGAVVGQQPFGGGRASGTNDKAGAPQNLMRWTLTRAIKETLVPPTDYTYPHMG from the coding sequence ATGGACGCTGTAACCCAGGTCCCCACTCCCGTCAACGAGCCGGTGCACGGCTACGCCCCCGGTTCCCCGGAGCGCGCGCGCCTGGAGGCCAAGCTCAAGGAGCTGGCCGAGAACCCGATCGAGCTGCCGATGACCATCGGCGGCGAGAAGCGGATGGGCGGCGGCGAGCGCTTCGACGTCGTGCAGCCGCACAACCACAAGGCCGTCATCGGCACGTTCGCCAACGCGACGACGCAGGACGCGCAGGACGCGGTCGACGCCGCGCTCGCCGCCGCCCCGGCGTGGCGCGCGATGTCGTTCGACGACCGCGCCGCGATCATCCTGCGCGCGGCGGAGCTGCTGGCCGGCCCGTGGCGCGAGACGCTGGCCGCGTCCACGATGCTCGGCCAGTCGAAGACCGCCCAGCAGGCCGAGATCGACACCCCGTGCGAGCTCGTCGACTTCTGGCGCTTCAACGTCCACTATGCCCGCAACCTGCTCGCCGAGCAGCCCCCGGCGAACTCCCCGGGCGTGTGGAACCGTATGGACCACCGTCCGCTGGAAGGTTTCGTCTACGCGATCACGCCGTTCAACTTCACGGCCATCGCGGGCAACCTGCCGACCGCCCCGGCCCTGATGGGCAACGTGGTCGTGTGGAAGCCGTCCCCGACCCAGACCCACGCCGCCGTGCTGCTGATGCAGCTCCTGGAGGAGGCCGGTCTGCCCAAGGGCGTCATCAACCTGGTGACCGGTGACGGCCTGGCCGTCTCCGAGGTCGCGCTGAACCACCGCGACCTGGCGGGCATCCACTTCACGGGTTCGACCAAGACCTTCCAGCACCTGTGGAAGACGGTCGGCACCAACATCGAGAAGTACCGCACCTACCCGCGTCTGGTCGGCGAGACCGGCGGCAAGGACTTCGTCGTCGCGCACCCCAGCGCCGACCGCGCGGTCCTGAAGACCGCCCTGACCCGTGGCTCCTTCGAGTTCCAGGGCCAGAAGTGCTCGGCCTCCTCGCGTGCGTACGTCCCGGCGTCGATCTGGAACGACGGCTTCAAGGAGGAGTTCGCGGCCGAGGTCGACGGCATCACCATGGGTGACGTCACCGACCTGTCGAACTTCATCGGCGCCGTCATCGACGAGCGCTCCTTCGCCAAGAACAAGGCCGCGATCGACCGCGCGAAGGCCGACGCCTCCTGCACGATCGTCGCCGGCGGCACCTACGACGACTCGGTCGGCTACTTCGTCCGCCCGACCGTCATCGAGTGCAGCGACCCCGAGAACGAGGTCTTCACGACCGAGTACTTCGGTCCGATCCTGGCGATCCACGTCTACGAGGACGCCGAGTACGACGCGATGTTGGAGCAGATGGAGTCGGTCTCCGACTACGCCCTCACCGGCGCCGTCATCTCGGGCGACCGCGCGGCGGCCGCGTACACGATGGACAAGCTCCGCTACGCGGCGGGCAACTTCTACATCAACGACAAGTCGACCGGCGCCGTCGTCGGCCAGCAGCCCTTCGGTGGCGGCCGCGCCTCGGGCACCAACGACAAGGCGGGCGCCCCCCAGAACCTGATGCGCTGGACGCTGACCCGCGCCATCAAGGAGACCCTGGTCCCGCCGACCGACTACACGTACCCCCACATGGGCTGA
- a CDS encoding alpha/beta fold hydrolase — translation MSAERIHYRTAVVGGQEIFYREAGSPDAPTLLLLHGFPTSSHMFRDLIPRLAARYHVIAPDHLGFGYSSAPSADEFTYTFANLAALTQEFTEQLGLTRFALYIQDYGAPIGLRLALAHPERITAIVTQNGNAYTEGLGEAWDAPLALIAGRTPETEAPVREIRSLEGIKWQYLHGLPDPSLVSPDAYHYDAALMAREGQDAIQLDLMADYGSNFDLYPAFQEYFRTSGVPLLATWGAHDEIFVPAGALAFLRDLPEAEIHLLPTGHFALETHAAQIASLIDDFLVRKL, via the coding sequence ATGAGCGCGGAGCGGATCCACTACCGGACGGCGGTCGTCGGCGGCCAGGAGATCTTCTACCGGGAGGCGGGGTCGCCCGACGCCCCCACCCTGCTGCTCCTGCACGGCTTCCCCACCAGCTCCCACATGTTCCGCGACCTGATCCCCCGGCTGGCCGCGCGCTACCACGTGATCGCCCCGGACCACCTCGGCTTCGGCTACTCCTCGGCGCCGTCGGCCGACGAGTTCACGTACACCTTCGCCAACCTGGCCGCCCTGACACAGGAGTTCACCGAACAGCTCGGCCTCACCCGGTTCGCGCTCTACATCCAGGACTACGGCGCCCCCATCGGGCTGCGGCTCGCCCTCGCACACCCCGAGCGCATCACGGCGATCGTCACGCAGAACGGCAACGCGTACACCGAGGGCCTGGGCGAGGCCTGGGACGCGCCGCTCGCCCTGATCGCCGGGCGCACACCCGAGACCGAGGCGCCCGTGCGGGAGATCCGCTCCCTGGAGGGCATCAAGTGGCAGTATCTGCACGGCCTTCCGGACCCCTCGCTGGTCAGCCCGGACGCGTACCACTACGACGCGGCGCTCATGGCGCGCGAGGGCCAGGACGCCATCCAGCTCGACCTGATGGCCGACTACGGCTCCAACTTCGACCTCTACCCGGCCTTCCAGGAGTACTTCCGCACCAGCGGGGTGCCACTCCTGGCGACCTGGGGCGCCCACGACGAGATCTTCGTCCCGGCCGGGGCGCTCGCCTTCCTCCGCGACCTGCCCGAGGCGGAGATCCACCTCCTGCCCACCGGCCACTTCGCCCTGGAGACCCACGCGGCCCAGATCGCCTCACTGATCGACGACTTCCTCGTACGGAAGCTGTGA
- a CDS encoding nitroreductase family protein — MSPSTQQQWTPTHGEPYRPVPYNPARMPAAESLERAAALRDTMHRRRTVRQFSPDPVPEQAVRDAVACAATAPSGAHQQPWTFVLVRDQEVRRRIREAAEHEERVSYDGRLGEEWLAALRPLGTDAVKSHLTDAPALIVVFEQRYWLAEDGTKHKHYYVDESVGIAVGMLLSALHQSGLAALVHTPSPMRFLREVLGRPVNEKAFAVIPVGYPAEGCEVPDLVRKSLEQVLVEF; from the coding sequence ATGTCACCGTCGACACAGCAGCAGTGGACCCCGACCCACGGCGAGCCCTACCGCCCGGTCCCCTACAACCCCGCCCGGATGCCCGCCGCCGAGTCCCTTGAGCGGGCGGCGGCACTGCGCGACACGATGCACCGGCGCCGTACGGTACGGCAGTTCTCCCCCGACCCGGTCCCGGAGCAGGCGGTCCGGGACGCCGTCGCCTGCGCGGCGACCGCCCCCTCGGGCGCGCACCAGCAGCCCTGGACCTTCGTGCTCGTACGCGACCAGGAGGTGCGGCGGCGGATACGGGAGGCGGCCGAGCACGAGGAGCGCGTCTCCTACGACGGGCGCCTCGGCGAGGAGTGGCTGGCGGCGCTGCGCCCGCTGGGCACGGACGCCGTGAAGAGCCACCTCACCGACGCCCCGGCCCTGATCGTGGTCTTCGAGCAGCGGTACTGGCTGGCCGAGGACGGCACCAAGCACAAGCACTACTACGTGGACGAGTCGGTGGGGATCGCGGTCGGGATGCTCCTGAGCGCCCTCCACCAGAGCGGTCTGGCCGCACTCGTCCACACACCGAGCCCGATGCGGTTCCTGCGCGAGGTGCTCGGCCGCCCCGTGAACGAGAAGGCGTTCGCGGTGATCCCGGTCGGCTACCCGGCCGAGGGCTGCGAAGTCCCCGATCTCGTACGGAAGTCACTGGAGCAGGTACTGGTGGAGTTCTGA
- a CDS encoding GNAT family N-acetyltransferase — translation MTESQHTAHTSQLGPDGLPRIRELLDTAFGGDFSDEDWDHGLGGVHSFLDDEKGIAAHGSVIMRRVLHGGRSYRVGYVEAVAVREDRRRQGLGGRVMAALEHVIDEAYEFGALSASDEGAALYRARGWQVWPGRIEVLSPDGVVRLADEEGTTYVRPAAGGPLPDPARPLVFDWRDGDVL, via the coding sequence ATGACTGAGTCTCAGCACACCGCGCACACCTCGCAGCTCGGCCCGGACGGCCTGCCGAGAATCCGCGAACTGCTCGACACCGCCTTCGGCGGGGACTTCAGCGACGAGGACTGGGACCACGGGCTCGGCGGGGTCCACTCGTTCCTGGACGACGAGAAGGGGATCGCCGCGCACGGCAGCGTGATCATGCGCCGGGTGCTGCACGGCGGCCGGTCCTACCGGGTCGGCTACGTCGAGGCCGTCGCCGTGCGCGAGGACCGGCGCCGCCAGGGGCTCGGCGGGCGGGTGATGGCCGCCCTGGAGCACGTGATCGACGAGGCGTACGAGTTCGGCGCGCTCTCCGCCTCCGACGAGGGCGCCGCGCTCTACCGGGCGCGCGGCTGGCAGGTCTGGCCCGGGCGGATCGAGGTGCTGAGCCCGGACGGGGTGGTGCGCCTCGCCGACGAGGAGGGCACCACCTACGTCCGCCCGGCCGCGGGCGGGCCGCTGCCAGACCCCGCGCGGCCGCTGGTCTTCGACTGGCGCGACGGCGACGTGCTGTAA